The following is a genomic window from Polaribacter atrinae.
AAAGTTAGATTCTATATCAGGTAATTTATATAATACTTCAATATTATATGGAGTTACAAATTCTCTCTTTAAAAACTTATCAAATTGATTTTCATATCCAAAATCTGTGCTAATAGAACTCTTATCTGGGTTTGGTATGTCATTCTCCTCACAACTACTAAAAGTAATTGCTAAAATGAATGCTAAATATTTTATTTTTTTCATGATTGTCATAATTATATAATTAATACTCTATCTAGGGTTAGGAGTTAAACCTGCAGAAATAACATCTTGAGGTAATTGAACTGCTTTTCTAGGATCATCTGCCGTAAGTACATCTACAACGATAGGCCCTGTTTCTGTGTATTGATATCTTGGTATAACCATACCATATCTTTTGTTATCAAACCATCTTAAACCATCGTGCATTGTAAGTATTCTTCTTAACTGAAGTGTATAATGCAACATGTTTTCTTGTGTACCTGCCTCTATTGTAAATTTAGGACTTAGCACCTTTTTCTGAGTAGCATTATCTTCTGTAGAATACGCCACACCATTGTAAAAAGTATTTACTTCTGCAATGTCTGTATCTGGACTAAATTGATTGTAATTTCTAGTAAATGTATTTAAATCTTCTAAAGCTGCACTGTAATCTTTTAACATTACGTTTGCTTCTGCTCTTACGATTAAAGTTTCATCACCAGTAAAAGGACTTTTAATTGTTTTACTGTACCCAATACCTGCAACAGGATCTGTGTACTCAAACAAATATGGCATTTTCATAAACAATGTTTTGTTTAAGTTTGCTGCATTGTACACAAAAGGTCTGTAATATGGGTATAAACCAGCATTACTCGCCCATGGCAAAGCAACACCAAGAGACTCTCTAGCAGAAAGCTGACTTGTGTGATTAAAACGAGAACCCGTATAATATGCCCCAAAATGCACTCCTGAAATAGAAGTATACGCTTGTGTTAACAAGTTACTTGTATCTTCATAAAAAGCAGTAGACGCAGGTAATTGACTTCTAACAACCAGACTTTGAGCCTCCCAGTTTCTTAATATACTAGTAGGGTTTGCCGTTAAAACTACAGTTGCATACTCTTTTGCTTTTGCCCAGTTTTCATAGTATAAATTAAACCTTGCTGCAAATGCATAAGATGCCTTTACATTAAAATGGTATTTAGGCACATCATAAATATCATCTCTAATAAGTGGTAAAGCTGCTTCTAGGTCTTCATTTATTTTTTCATACACATATGCAACAGTTCCTCTATCATATTGAGGGTTTAATGTTGTTTC
Proteins encoded in this region:
- a CDS encoding RagB/SusD family nutrient uptake outer membrane protein, producing the protein MKNNKKILFVIFLFSLFVVSCDDFLDETPDNRTEVDTAEKVRKILVSAYPSNTYGLVAELSSDNVDDIGAENPYSDRFSEQIVFWEDITETDNDSPTSIWEGCYGAIANANQALAGIEALGDNSLSAEKGEALIARAYAHFVLVNMFSKHYNTQTSNTDLGIPYLETAETTLNPQYDRGTVAYVYEKINEDLEAALPLIRDDIYDVPKYHFNVKASYAFAARFNLYYENWAKAKEYATVVLTANPTSILRNWEAQSLVVRSQLPASTAFYEDTSNLLTQAYTSISGVHFGAYYTGSRFNHTSQLSARESLGVALPWASNAGLYPYYRPFVYNAANLNKTLFMKMPYLFEYTDPVAGIGYSKTIKSPFTGDETLIVRAEANVMLKDYSAALEDLNTFTRNYNQFSPDTDIAEVNTFYNGVAYSTEDNATQKKVLSPKFTIEAGTQENMLHYTLQLRRILTMHDGLRWFDNKRYGMVIPRYQYTETGPIVVDVLTADDPRKAVQLPQDVISAGLTPNPR